In Bradyrhizobium sp. 1(2017), one DNA window encodes the following:
- the ihpA gene encoding divalent metal ion exporter subunit IhpA — translation MSCRRTAARIACAMAIFVSPWLTQQSHAQTLTMRSALTRALAASPRLTAAERDVGIATGQRIQAGALFNPELSYEQDDSFGSGRYRGTRSAETTLQISQAFELFGKRDARVAARQAGIEVAAIQRKAVRLEVLSETAIAFLSVLGAQRRIQILDEQIAAIDQLTPLLRRRVEAGASSPAETGRAEVASALVKADRERLKATLASARRELAVLMGDPAAKFGEVSGRLDTTGRPPTFQSVVAAIDANPQLVRWTAVYAQRNAELLLARVKPYPDVRIAAGWRHFNETNDDAARLTVSVPIPVFDQNQGNILSAQESLAKTRAEREANRNTLIVIAGRAYDTIQGSLRELAVLREVAIPKAVEASEAISQGYGQGRFTLLEVLDAQASVSQARLREQEALQNFHAGVAIIEGLVGNPFALARESAR, via the coding sequence ATGTCTTGCAGACGGACTGCCGCGCGCATCGCGTGCGCGATGGCGATTTTCGTCAGCCCCTGGCTGACGCAGCAATCCCACGCCCAGACGTTGACGATGCGGAGCGCGCTCACGCGCGCGCTGGCCGCGAGCCCGCGCCTGACGGCGGCGGAGCGCGACGTCGGCATCGCCACCGGCCAGCGCATCCAGGCGGGCGCTCTGTTCAATCCGGAACTGTCCTACGAACAGGACGATTCGTTCGGCTCCGGCAGATATCGCGGGACGCGATCGGCCGAAACCACGCTCCAGATCAGCCAGGCCTTCGAGCTGTTCGGCAAACGCGACGCAAGGGTCGCGGCGAGGCAAGCCGGCATCGAAGTCGCCGCAATCCAGCGCAAGGCCGTCAGGCTGGAGGTGCTGTCGGAGACCGCGATCGCCTTCCTCAGCGTGCTCGGCGCGCAGCGACGCATCCAGATCCTCGACGAGCAGATCGCTGCGATCGACCAGCTGACGCCGCTGCTCCGCCGCCGCGTCGAGGCCGGCGCCTCCTCGCCGGCCGAGACCGGCCGCGCCGAGGTCGCCTCCGCGCTGGTGAAGGCCGACCGCGAGCGTCTCAAGGCGACGCTGGCCAGCGCCCGGCGCGAGCTTGCGGTGCTGATGGGAGATCCCGCGGCGAAATTCGGCGAGGTCTCCGGCCGGCTCGATACCACCGGCCGGCCGCCGACATTCCAGTCGGTCGTCGCCGCCATCGATGCCAATCCGCAATTGGTGCGCTGGACCGCGGTCTACGCCCAGCGCAACGCCGAGCTGCTGCTGGCGCGGGTCAAGCCCTATCCGGATGTGCGGATCGCGGCCGGCTGGCGGCATTTCAACGAAACAAATGACGATGCCGCCCGCCTGACCGTCTCGGTGCCGATCCCCGTGTTCGACCAGAACCAGGGCAACATCCTCTCCGCGCAGGAAAGCCTCGCCAAGACCAGGGCCGAGCGCGAGGCCAACCGCAACACGCTGATCGTGATCGCCGGCCGGGCCTATGACACCATCCAGGGCTCGCTGCGCGAGCTTGCCGTGCTGCGCGAGGTTGCGATCCCCAAGGCCGTTGAAGCGTCCGAGGCGATCTCGCAGGGCTACGGCCAGGGCCGATTCACCCTGCTCGAAGTGCTCGACGCCCAGGCGAGCGTCAGCCAGGCGCGGCTGCGCGAGCAGGAGGCGCTGCAGAATTTCCATGCCGGCGTGGCCATCATCGAAGGCCTCGTCGGCAATCCCTTTGCGCTGGCCCGGGAGAGCGCGCGATGA
- the ihpB gene encoding divalent metal ion exporter adaptor subunit IhpB: MKTSSTIVVAVIAAALGAYGYSLLAPGKLAHTEQTEHSGHKKSNDHVEQDEHGADRIRISDVKLAAAGVTLAEAASATLTDTLAFNGILRANQEAVVQVTPRFPGIAKSILKRIGDKVGKDDLLAAIESNQSLTVYELKAPIAGTIIERQISLGEYASEQKPAFVVADLSTIWVDLSIYRQDLRRVRLNDEVLIDPDDGRGEIKGTISYMAPIGSSETQTALARVVLPNPDGRLRPGLFVTARLILAARDVAVAVRRSAIQTLENRTIVFVREDGDKIEARPVETGDSDPRFVEIKAGLAAGEHYVAENSFVVKAEMGKGEAEHD, translated from the coding sequence ATGAAGACGTCCTCCACCATCGTCGTGGCCGTCATTGCCGCCGCACTCGGCGCCTACGGCTATTCCCTGCTCGCGCCGGGCAAGCTCGCGCACACCGAGCAGACGGAGCATTCCGGGCATAAGAAGTCGAACGACCATGTCGAGCAGGACGAGCATGGCGCCGACCGAATCCGCATCTCCGACGTCAAGCTGGCGGCGGCGGGCGTCACGCTCGCGGAGGCCGCAAGCGCGACACTGACCGACACGCTCGCCTTCAACGGCATCTTGCGCGCCAACCAGGAGGCCGTGGTGCAGGTGACGCCGCGCTTTCCCGGCATCGCCAAATCGATCCTGAAGCGGATCGGCGACAAGGTCGGCAAGGACGATTTGCTGGCCGCCATCGAGAGCAACCAGAGCCTCACCGTCTACGAGCTCAAGGCGCCGATCGCGGGCACGATCATCGAGCGGCAGATCTCGCTCGGCGAATATGCCTCCGAGCAGAAGCCGGCCTTCGTCGTCGCCGACCTCTCCACCATCTGGGTCGATCTGTCGATCTACCGGCAGGATCTGCGGCGCGTCCGTCTCAACGACGAGGTGTTGATCGATCCCGACGACGGCCGCGGCGAGATCAAGGGCACGATCTCCTACATGGCGCCGATCGGCTCGAGCGAGACCCAGACCGCGCTGGCGCGCGTGGTGCTGCCGAACCCGGACGGACGCCTGCGTCCCGGCCTGTTCGTCACGGCGCGGCTGATCCTCGCCGCGCGCGACGTCGCGGTCGCCGTGCGCCGCAGCGCGATCCAGACCCTGGAAAACAGGACCATCGTGTTCGTGCGAGAGGACGGCGACAAGATCGAGGCGCGCCCGGTGGAAACTGGGGATTCCGATCCGAGGTTCGTCGAGATCAAGGCCGGCCTTGCGGCCGGCGAACATTACGTCGCGGAGAACAGCTTCGTCGTGAAGGCGGAGATGGGCAAGGGCGAGGCCGAGCATGATTGA
- a CDS encoding efflux RND transporter permease subunit, whose protein sequence is MIERLIAASLHQRWLVLVLALGALAFGAWNFQRLPIDAVPDITNVQVQINTRAPGYSPLETEQRITFPVETAMGGLPKLDYTRSLSRYGLSQVTVVFKDSTDIYFARQLVGERIQQVKDQLPAGVEVAMGPVSTGLGEIFMYTVEAKAGAKTQSGHDYSLTDLRTVQDWIIRPQLRNVPGVIEVNTIGGFERQFHVLPDPGKLMAYRLGFRDVMTALAANNANVGAGYIERNGEQYLVRSPGQVGNISEIQDVVIGSRGGNPVRIRDVATVKEGRDLRTGAATWNGEETVLGTAMLLIGENSRTVARRVAARLEDIAKSLPEGVVTRTVYDRTDLVEATIRTVRNNLLEGAALVVAVLFLILGNIRAALVTACVIPLSMAMTITGMVETRVSANLMSLGAIDFGIIVDGAVIIVENCLRMLAAAQREKGGLLTTSERLRTILRGSSDVIKPSLFGTLIIAVVYLPVLTLTGVEGKMFTPMALTVLMALGAAALLSITFVPAAVAIFVTGKVSEHENLFMRGAKRAYLPLLRFAIDNRAAVAIMAVVIVVASGIAAARMGGEFIPSLDEGDVALASIRIPGTSLTQSLDLQKALEKRINQIPEVKEFFTRIGTAEIATDPMSPAQTDGYIMLKPRSEWPDPDKPKSEVIEAIEHAADEIPGSAYEISQPIQFRVNELISGVRTDVGVKIFGDDLDILQGAAKQVEAAIRGIRGANDVKIEQVAGLPILTVRLDRQALARYGLSVAEVQGIVEIAVGGKSAGKLFEGDRRFEIVVRLPEHLRGNLEAIRAIPIPLPPGEETGSGTAVRTALAASPLTQMRYVPLSSVATVDATPGPNQISRENGKRRIVVTANVRARDLGSFVTDAEAAVAEKVKLPPGYWIGWGGQFEQLVSATKRLMIVVPVALLLVFLLLFMGMGSVADAALVFSGVPLALTGGVAALMLRDIPLSISAGVGFIALSGVAVLNGLVIIAFIERLRSEGRSVVEAVREGALTRLRPVLMTALVASLGFVPMALATGAGAEVQRPLATVVIGGIISSTVLTLLVLPALYVLFRRDAANETPTMAPDLAASAGR, encoded by the coding sequence ATGATTGAGCGCCTCATCGCCGCCTCGCTGCATCAGCGCTGGCTGGTCCTCGTCCTCGCGCTCGGCGCCCTCGCCTTCGGCGCCTGGAATTTCCAGCGCCTTCCCATCGACGCCGTGCCTGACATCACCAACGTCCAGGTCCAGATCAACACCCGCGCGCCCGGCTATTCGCCGCTCGAGACCGAGCAGCGCATTACCTTCCCGGTCGAGACCGCGATGGGCGGCCTGCCCAAACTCGACTACACGCGCTCGCTGTCGCGCTATGGCCTCAGCCAGGTGACGGTCGTCTTCAAGGACAGCACCGACATCTACTTTGCCCGCCAGCTCGTCGGCGAACGCATCCAGCAGGTGAAGGACCAGCTTCCGGCCGGCGTCGAGGTCGCGATGGGCCCGGTCTCGACCGGGCTCGGCGAAATCTTCATGTACACCGTCGAGGCCAAGGCCGGCGCCAAGACGCAATCTGGCCACGACTATTCGCTGACCGATCTGCGCACCGTGCAGGACTGGATCATCCGGCCGCAGCTCCGCAACGTGCCGGGGGTGATCGAGGTCAACACCATCGGCGGCTTCGAGCGGCAATTCCACGTGCTGCCGGATCCCGGCAAGCTGATGGCCTACCGGCTCGGCTTTCGCGACGTCATGACGGCGCTCGCCGCCAACAACGCCAATGTCGGCGCCGGCTATATCGAGCGCAACGGCGAGCAATACCTGGTTCGCTCCCCCGGCCAGGTCGGCAATATCAGCGAGATCCAGGACGTCGTCATCGGCTCGCGCGGCGGCAATCCCGTCAGGATCAGGGATGTCGCGACGGTGAAGGAAGGCCGCGATTTGCGCACGGGCGCGGCGACTTGGAACGGCGAGGAGACCGTGCTCGGCACCGCCATGTTGCTGATCGGCGAGAACAGCCGGACCGTGGCCCGCCGCGTCGCTGCCCGTCTCGAGGACATCGCCAAATCGCTGCCCGAGGGCGTCGTGACGCGGACCGTCTACGACCGCACCGACCTGGTCGAAGCCACCATCCGCACGGTCCGGAACAACCTGCTGGAAGGCGCGGCGCTGGTCGTGGCCGTGCTGTTCCTGATCCTCGGAAACATCCGCGCCGCACTGGTCACGGCCTGCGTCATACCCCTGTCGATGGCCATGACCATCACCGGCATGGTCGAGACCAGGGTCAGCGCCAACCTGATGAGTCTCGGCGCGATCGACTTCGGCATCATCGTCGACGGCGCCGTCATCATCGTCGAGAACTGCCTGCGCATGCTGGCCGCGGCCCAGCGCGAGAAAGGCGGGCTGCTGACGACCTCGGAGCGGCTGCGCACGATCCTGCGCGGGTCGAGCGACGTCATCAAGCCGAGCCTGTTCGGCACGCTGATCATCGCCGTGGTCTACCTGCCGGTGCTGACGCTGACCGGCGTCGAAGGCAAGATGTTCACGCCGATGGCCTTGACCGTTCTGATGGCGCTCGGCGCGGCCGCGCTGCTCTCCATCACTTTCGTACCGGCGGCCGTTGCCATCTTCGTCACCGGCAAGGTGTCGGAACACGAGAACCTGTTCATGCGGGGGGCCAAGCGCGCCTATCTCCCCCTGCTCCGTTTTGCCATCGACAATCGCGCCGCGGTCGCCATCATGGCCGTCGTCATCGTGGTCGCGAGCGGCATCGCCGCCGCGCGCATGGGCGGCGAGTTCATTCCGAGCTTGGACGAAGGCGACGTCGCATTGGCCTCCATCCGCATCCCCGGCACCAGCCTCACCCAATCGCTGGACCTGCAGAAGGCGCTGGAGAAGCGCATCAATCAGATCCCTGAAGTGAAGGAGTTCTTCACCCGCATCGGCACCGCGGAGATCGCGACCGACCCGATGTCGCCGGCGCAGACCGACGGCTACATCATGCTGAAGCCGCGCTCCGAATGGCCCGACCCGGACAAGCCGAAATCCGAGGTGATCGAAGCCATCGAGCATGCCGCGGACGAGATTCCCGGCAGCGCCTATGAAATCTCCCAGCCGATCCAGTTCCGTGTCAACGAGCTGATCTCCGGCGTGCGCACCGACGTCGGCGTCAAGATCTTCGGCGACGATCTCGACATCCTGCAAGGCGCCGCGAAACAGGTGGAGGCCGCGATCCGCGGCATCCGCGGCGCGAACGACGTCAAGATCGAGCAGGTCGCGGGCCTGCCGATCCTGACGGTGCGCCTCGACCGGCAGGCACTTGCGCGCTACGGCCTCAGCGTCGCCGAGGTGCAGGGCATCGTCGAGATTGCGGTCGGCGGCAAGTCCGCCGGCAAGCTGTTCGAGGGTGACCGCCGCTTCGAGATCGTGGTCCGCCTGCCCGAGCATCTGCGCGGCAATCTCGAGGCGATCCGGGCCATCCCGATTCCGCTGCCGCCCGGTGAGGAGACCGGCTCCGGCACGGCCGTTCGAACAGCGCTGGCCGCCTCCCCCCTCACCCAGATGCGCTATGTGCCGCTGTCGTCGGTCGCGACCGTCGACGCGACGCCCGGGCCCAACCAGATCAGCCGCGAGAACGGCAAGCGGCGCATCGTCGTCACCGCCAATGTCCGCGCCCGCGATCTCGGCTCCTTCGTCACTGACGCCGAGGCGGCGGTGGCCGAGAAGGTCAAGCTGCCGCCCGGCTACTGGATCGGCTGGGGCGGACAGTTCGAGCAATTGGTCTCCGCGACCAAGCGGCTGATGATCGTGGTGCCGGTGGCGCTGCTCCTGGTGTTCCTGCTGCTGTTCATGGGGATGGGATCGGTGGCGGATGCGGCGCTGGTGTTCTCCGGCGTGCCGCTGGCGCTGACCGGCGGCGTTGCGGCGCTGATGCTGCGGGACATTCCCTTGTCGATCAGCGCCGGCGTCGGCTTCATCGCGCTGTCGGGCGTCGCCGTGCTCAACGGGCTCGTGATCATCGCGTTCATCGAGCGGCTGCGCAGCGAAGGGCGGTCCGTCGTGGAAGCCGTGCGCGAGGGCGCACTGACGCGGCTGCGCCCCGTGCTGATGACGGCCCTCGTCGCCTCCCTCGGCTTCGTTCCAATGGCGCTCGCCACCGGCGCCGGTGCCGAGGTGCAGCGGCCGCTCGCGACCGTGGTGATCGGGGGCATCATCTCCTCGACCGTGCTGACGCTCCTGGTGCTGCCGGCGCTCTACGTGCTGTTCCGCCGTGACGCGGCAAACGAAACGCCTACAATGGCACCTGATTTGGCAGCATCCGCGGGGCGCTAG
- a CDS encoding cation diffusion facilitator family transporter, with the protein MGSHDHHGHHHHDHAGHAHHHGHGHDHAHGHGHAHVHAPANFGKAFAIGISLNIALVVAEAVYGYLGNSTALLADAGHNLSDVLGLVVAWGASIAARRAPSGRFTYGFRASTILAALANAVFLLVATGAIGWEAILRLQQPEPVAGITVMVVAGIGILINGFTALLFAGGRKDDINIEGAYLHMAADAAVSLGVVVSAALIIWTGWLWLDPVTSLVICAIILWSTTSLLRGSIDMSMAAAPKGTDLAAIRAFLLARPGVSGIHDLHVWPISTTETALTCHLVMPAGTGDAFLMETAQMLKASFRIGHTTLQVETHPDNGCALAPDDVV; encoded by the coding sequence TTGGGCAGCCACGACCATCACGGTCACCATCACCATGATCATGCGGGCCACGCGCATCATCATGGTCATGGCCACGACCATGCTCATGGCCACGGCCATGCGCATGTCCATGCGCCCGCCAATTTCGGCAAGGCGTTCGCGATCGGCATTTCGCTCAACATCGCGCTGGTCGTGGCCGAAGCGGTCTATGGCTATCTCGGCAACTCCACCGCGCTGCTCGCGGACGCCGGCCACAACCTGTCCGACGTGCTCGGCCTGGTCGTGGCCTGGGGTGCATCGATCGCGGCAAGGCGCGCGCCGAGCGGCCGCTTCACCTACGGTTTTCGCGCCTCCACCATCCTGGCCGCGCTGGCGAACGCGGTGTTCCTGCTGGTCGCGACCGGCGCCATCGGCTGGGAGGCGATCCTGCGCCTGCAACAGCCCGAACCGGTCGCAGGCATTACCGTGATGGTGGTTGCCGGCATCGGCATCCTCATCAACGGTTTCACCGCCCTGCTGTTCGCCGGCGGACGCAAGGACGACATCAACATCGAAGGCGCTTATCTGCACATGGCCGCCGACGCCGCGGTCTCGCTCGGCGTCGTGGTCTCGGCGGCGCTGATCATCTGGACTGGCTGGCTCTGGCTCGACCCCGTCACCAGTCTCGTGATCTGCGCCATCATCCTGTGGAGCACGACCAGCCTTCTGCGCGGGTCCATCGACATGTCGATGGCCGCCGCGCCCAAGGGCACCGACCTCGCCGCGATCAGGGCGTTCCTGCTGGCGCGGCCGGGCGTCTCAGGGATCCACGATCTCCACGTCTGGCCGATCTCGACCACCGAGACGGCGCTGACCTGCCACCTCGTGATGCCCGCCGGAACCGGCGATGCGTTCCTGATGGAGACGGCGCAGATGCTCAAGGCATCCTTTCGCATCGGCCACACCACGCTTCAGGTGGAGACGCATCCGGACAATGGCTGCGCGCTGGCGCCGGACGATGTGGTGTGA
- a CDS encoding class I SAM-dependent methyltransferase, whose protein sequence is MEQPSGHEQNADQIAYWNGPSGQRWADRHAAQENLLGPIADVLIDRAKPRPGERVLDVGCGSGATTFAFARAVAPDGFALGLDVSEPMLSQARALAPKGLPLDFVLADATVHPFEPASFDLLASRFGVMFFADPVASFTNLRRALKPTGRLAFVCWREPKENPWMMAPLMAVYKHVPKMPPVGPEEPGPFAFASEERVTRILKGAGFVDVVIEPHTLPMDIAIGGGLDAAVDGSLQIGPASRALQGHPPETYAAAKASVREMLAPFLKGQSVALQGAIWIVTAKAA, encoded by the coding sequence ATGGAACAGCCTAGCGGACACGAGCAAAACGCCGACCAGATCGCCTATTGGAACGGACCGAGCGGGCAGCGCTGGGCCGATCGCCATGCGGCGCAGGAGAATCTGCTCGGGCCCATTGCCGACGTGCTGATCGACCGTGCCAAGCCCAGGCCGGGCGAGCGCGTCCTCGATGTCGGCTGCGGCTCGGGCGCGACGACGTTCGCGTTCGCAAGAGCGGTCGCGCCGGATGGCTTTGCGCTCGGGCTCGACGTCTCCGAGCCGATGCTGTCGCAGGCGCGTGCGCTGGCGCCGAAAGGCCTGCCGCTCGATTTCGTGCTGGCGGATGCGACGGTTCATCCGTTCGAGCCGGCGAGCTTCGATCTCCTGGCCTCGCGCTTCGGCGTGATGTTCTTCGCCGACCCGGTCGCGTCCTTCACCAATCTTCGCCGCGCGCTGAAGCCGACCGGACGGCTCGCCTTCGTCTGCTGGCGCGAGCCGAAGGAGAATCCGTGGATGATGGCGCCGCTGATGGCGGTCTACAAGCACGTGCCCAAGATGCCGCCGGTGGGGCCCGAAGAGCCGGGCCCCTTTGCCTTCGCTTCGGAAGAGCGCGTGACGCGCATCCTGAAAGGTGCGGGCTTCGTCGATGTTGTGATCGAGCCGCACACTCTTCCCATGGACATCGCCATCGGCGGCGGTCTCGACGCCGCCGTCGATGGCTCGCTGCAGATCGGTCCGGCCAGCCGCGCGCTTCAGGGGCATCCGCCGGAGACGTATGCGGCCGCAAAAGCCTCGGTCCGCGAGATGCTGGCGCCGTTCCTGAAGGGGCAGAGCGTGGCGCTGCAGGGTGCGATCTGGATCGTCACGGCGAAGGCGGCGTAG
- a CDS encoding GFA family protein, with protein MQIDGQCHCGKITFEAEIDPEAVSVCHCTDCQTLTGSPFRVTVICIAADVRLTAGTPRIYGKRGDNGRTRFQHFCADCGSPLFTSGEGDQPDDWGIRWGSIRQRDKLRPVRQVWCQSAAVWIDAVPLLPGRPQD; from the coding sequence ATGCAGATCGACGGGCAATGCCATTGCGGCAAGATCACGTTCGAAGCCGAGATCGATCCGGAGGCAGTCTCGGTGTGTCACTGCACCGATTGCCAGACGCTGACCGGCTCGCCGTTCCGGGTGACCGTGATCTGTATCGCGGCCGACGTCCGCCTGACCGCCGGCACGCCCAGGATCTATGGCAAGCGTGGCGACAACGGCCGGACGCGCTTCCAGCACTTCTGCGCCGACTGCGGTTCCCCGCTGTTCACGAGCGGCGAGGGCGACCAGCCCGATGACTGGGGGATCCGTTGGGGCAGCATCCGCCAGCGCGACAAGTTGCGGCCTGTGAGGCAGGTCTGGTGCCAGTCCGCGGCGGTGTGGATCGACGCCGTGCCGCTGCTGCCGGGGAGACCCCAAGATTGA
- the lon gene encoding endopeptidase La: protein MTNPKPRPTIVHGETHAYPVLPLRDIVVFPHMIVPLFVGREKSIRALEEVMKNDALIMLATQKNASDDDPAPDAIYETGTLASVLQLLKLPDGTVKVLVEGLERARVQKYTDRADYYEATAIALADTDAKSVEAEALARSVVSDFESYVKLNKKISAEVVGVVQAITDFAKLADTVASHLAVKIADRQGILETLSVTTRLEKVLGLMESEISVLQVEKRIRSRVKRQMEKTQREYYLNEQMKAIQKELGDDDGRDELADLEEKISKTKLSKEAREKAQHELKKLRQMSPMSAEATVVRNYLDWLLSIPWNKKSKVKKDLESAQAILDSDHYGLEKVKERIVEYLAVQSRANKLTGPILCLVGPPGVGKTSLGKSIAKATGREFVRVSLGGVRDEAEIRGHRRTYIGSMPGKIIQSMRKAKSSNPLFLLDEIDKMGADFRGDPSSALLEVLDPEQNGTFNDHYLEVDYDLSNVMFITTANTLNIPGPLMDRMEIIRIAGYTENEKVEISRKHLIPNAVSKHGLDSKEFSIDDDALLLLIRRYTREAGVRNLERELSTLARKAVKELMISKKKSVKVTEKTLEELLGVPKYRFGEIESEPQVGIVTGLAWTDVGGELLTIEGVMMPGKGKMTVTGNLRDVMKESISAAASYVRSRAINYGIEPPMFDRRDIHVHVPEGATPKDGPSAGVAMATAIISVMTGIPVRHDVAMTGEITLRGRVLPIGGLKEKLLAAARGGIKTVLIPEDNAKDLTEISDAIKGGMEIIPVSRLDDVIAKALVKKPTPIVWEEDTKVTVKPDGDEAGGGLTAH, encoded by the coding sequence ATGACTAATCCAAAACCCCGGCCAACCATCGTCCACGGCGAAACGCACGCCTATCCCGTGCTGCCGCTCCGCGACATCGTCGTCTTCCCGCACATGATCGTGCCGCTCTTCGTCGGCCGCGAGAAGTCGATCCGGGCGCTCGAAGAGGTGATGAAGAACGATGCGCTGATCATGCTCGCGACGCAGAAGAACGCGTCCGACGACGATCCGGCGCCCGATGCGATTTACGAGACCGGGACGCTTGCCAGCGTGCTCCAGCTCTTGAAGCTTCCCGACGGCACCGTGAAGGTGCTGGTCGAAGGGCTCGAGCGTGCGCGCGTGCAGAAATACACCGATCGCGCCGACTACTATGAGGCGACCGCCATTGCGCTGGCCGACACCGATGCGAAGTCGGTCGAGGCTGAGGCCCTGGCGCGCTCGGTCGTGTCCGACTTCGAGAGCTATGTGAAGCTCAACAAGAAGATCTCGGCCGAGGTCGTCGGCGTCGTGCAGGCGATCACCGATTTCGCCAAGCTCGCCGACACGGTTGCCTCGCATCTCGCCGTCAAGATCGCGGACCGCCAGGGCATCCTGGAGACGCTGTCCGTCACCACGCGCCTGGAGAAGGTGCTGGGCCTGATGGAGAGCGAGATTTCGGTGCTGCAGGTCGAGAAGCGCATCCGCTCGCGCGTCAAGCGCCAGATGGAGAAGACCCAGCGCGAGTATTATCTCAACGAGCAGATGAAGGCGATCCAGAAGGAACTCGGCGACGACGACGGTCGCGACGAGCTCGCCGATCTCGAAGAGAAGATCTCCAAGACCAAGCTCTCCAAGGAAGCGCGCGAGAAGGCGCAGCATGAATTGAAAAAGCTGCGCCAGATGTCGCCGATGTCCGCGGAAGCGACCGTCGTGCGCAACTATCTGGATTGGCTCCTGTCGATCCCGTGGAACAAGAAGTCCAAGGTGAAGAAGGATCTGGAATCGGCGCAGGCCATTCTGGACTCCGATCACTATGGGCTCGAGAAGGTCAAGGAACGCATCGTCGAGTATCTCGCGGTGCAGTCGCGCGCCAACAAGCTGACGGGCCCGATCCTGTGCCTCGTCGGGCCTCCCGGCGTCGGCAAGACCTCGCTCGGCAAGTCGATCGCGAAGGCGACGGGACGCGAATTCGTGCGCGTCTCGCTCGGTGGCGTGCGCGACGAGGCCGAGATCCGCGGTCACCGCCGCACCTATATCGGCTCGATGCCCGGCAAGATCATTCAGTCGATGCGCAAGGCGAAGTCGTCCAACCCGCTCTTCCTGCTGGACGAGATCGACAAGATGGGCGCCGATTTCCGCGGCGATCCGTCTTCGGCGCTGCTCGAGGTGCTCGACCCCGAGCAGAACGGCACGTTCAATGACCACTATCTCGAGGTCGACTACGATCTGTCCAACGTGATGTTCATCACGACCGCGAATACGCTCAATATTCCGGGACCGCTGATGGACCGCATGGAGATCATCCGGATCGCGGGCTACACCGAGAACGAGAAGGTCGAGATCTCGCGCAAGCATCTGATCCCGAACGCGGTGTCCAAGCATGGCCTGGACTCCAAGGAGTTCTCGATCGACGACGACGCGCTGCTGCTTCTGATCCGCCGCTACACCCGCGAAGCGGGCGTGCGTAATCTGGAGCGTGAGCTCTCCACACTCGCCCGCAAGGCGGTGAAGGAGCTGATGATCTCCAAGAAGAAGTCGGTCAAGGTCACCGAGAAGACTCTGGAAGAGCTGCTCGGCGTGCCGAAGTATCGCTTCGGCGAGATCGAGAGCGAGCCGCAGGTCGGCATCGTCACCGGCCTGGCCTGGACCGATGTCGGCGGCGAGCTGCTGACCATCGAAGGCGTCATGATGCCCGGCAAGGGCAAGATGACGGTCACGGGAAACTTGCGCGACGTGATGAAGGAATCGATCTCGGCGGCGGCGTCCTATGTCCGCTCGCGGGCGATCAATTACGGCATCGAGCCGCCGATGTTCGACCGCCGCGACATCCACGTGCACGTGCCGGAAGGCGCGACGCCGAAGGACGGTCCGTCGGCGGGCGTCGCCATGGCCACCGCGATCATCTCGGTCATGACCGGCATCCCGGTCCGCCACGATGTCGCGATGACCGGCGAGATCACGCTGCGCGGCCGCGTGCTGCCGATCGGTGGCCTCAAGGAGAAGCTGCTCGCCGCTGCCCGCGGTGGCATCAAGACGGTGCTGATCCCCGAGGACAACGCCAAGGATCTCACGGAGATTTCCGATGCGATCAAGGGCGGCATGGAGATCATCCCGGTCTCCCGTCTCGACGACGTCATCGCCAAGGCGCTGGTGAAGAAGCCCACACCGATCGTCTGGGAAGAGGACACCAAGGTGACGGTGAAGCCGGACGGCGACGAGGCTGGCGGCGGCCTGACCGCTCACTGA